Genomic window (Streptosporangium brasiliense):
GAGGTGCTCGACCTGCGGCCCATGGTCGCCGAGCGGCCCGGCGCCCGCGCCGTCCCGTCCGGGGCGGCCTCCGTCGAGTTCGACGACGTCCGGTTCAGATACCCGGCGGCCTCGGAGGTGTCGCTGGCCTCCCTGGAGGCGGTGGCCCGGCCCGACACCGGGCCCGGCCAGGAGGTGCTGCGCGGGATCACCTTCACCGCCCGCCCCGGCGAGATGGTCGCGCTGGTCGGCCACTCCGGCGCGGGCAAGACGACCATCACGAGCCTGGTCTCCCGCCTCTACGACGTCGACGAGGGCGCGGTCCGCATCAACGGCCTGGACGTGCGCGAGGCCACCCTCGACTCCCTGCGCGACACCGTGGGCGTGGTCATGCAGGACGCCCACATGTTCCACGACACCATCGGCGCCAACCTCGCCTACGCCAGGCCCGGGGCCACCGACGAGGAGATCTGGGAGGCGCTGCGCGCCGCGCAGATCGCCGACCTGGTCGAGGGGCTGCCCGAGGGGCTCCAGACCGTGGTGGGCGACCGGGGCTACCGGCTGTCCGGCGGGGAGAAGCAGCGCCTGGCCCTGGCCAGGCTGCTGCTCAAGGCGCCCCGGGTGGTGGTGCTCGACGAGGCCACCGCGCACCTGGACTCCGAGTCCGAGGCCGCGGTGCAGCAGGCGCTGAAGACCGCGCTGGCCGGGCGGACCTCGCTGGTCATCGCGCACCGGCTGTCCACGATCCGGGAGGCGGACCAGATCCTGGTGGTCCACGACGGCCGCATCGTGGAGCGGGGCCGCCACGACGAGCTGCTGGCCAGGGGCGCGGTCTACGCCGAGCTCTACCGCACGCAGTTCAGCTCGGAGTGAGCCGGGCGGCTCATCGGTAGCCCAGGCGGCCGAGCTCCTCGCGGGCGACCTTCTCCACCAGCCCGGCGTCCTCGCCCCGGAGCCGGGTGCGCCAGGCGCCCACCTTCGGCGCGTCCCTGCCGTACAGGGCGACCTTGGAGACCCGCGTCTCCAGGAAGCCCGAGAGTCCCTCCACCGTCTCGGCCGGCGAGGAGACCAGGTCCTCGTAGCGCAGGGTCAGCAGCTGCCCGCGGGGGAGCTCCCGGTGGAGCGTGGCCGACAGCCGGACCGCGCTGCGCCAGCGCAGCGCGCACTTGCCGGCCGTGGGCATCGCCTTCCAGCGGTCGCGGTGCTCGGCGGAGTTGACCCCGAGAAAGGGGTTGGGGAACTCCGTCTCGTCGCTCAGCATGACCGGCTTGAACCACGACAGGGCCGCCGGGTCGGCCAGCATGTCGGCGGCCACGTCGCGGCCGTCCCTGATGAGCTGGATGAACCGGGCGTCGGGGAAGGCCTGCAGCAGCACCGAGGCGCTGTAGATCAGGTCGGGGCTGGCGTCGCCGAACCGGGCGACCGCGCCGGGGGCCGCGCACGGGCCCTCCCCGGTCACCCCGCCCGCCTCCCGGCACGGCGCCGGGCAGTCACGGCACGCGCCCGGGACGATCTGCCAGGCCTCGGCCATGGCGTCGCGGAGCACGCGGGTGGCGCCCATGCCCCGGCCGGCGATGGACGGGCGCCGGGCGAAGGCGTACACGACGTGGGCCACCGAGGGGCGCCCCATCGTGACGTGGAAGCCGGGAGAACGCTTCAGGGCACGGGCCAGCAGATCCGCGCCGGAGTGAGGGGCGGCGAGCACGAACACCGGCTGGCGGACCTTGATCCCGTTGACCACGAGGATGTGGGGCGGAGGTCGCATATGTGAGCCCAGTGTGGCACCGTTTGAGGAGTGAACGAACCGGCCGCCTCGATCCCGGTCCGGCCGGCGGGCATGGTCGTCCCGCCCCGGCTCCGCCCCGGCGACACGGTGGCGGTGGTCACCCCGTGCGGCCCTCCCGACCCGGTACGGCTGGCGCGCGGCGTGCGCGTTCTCGAGGAGCTCGGCCTGAAGGTCGTCACCGGCGCCCACGTGCTCGACCGCGACCGCTACCTGGCCGGATCCGACGCCGTCCGGGCCGCCGACCTGCAGACGGCCTGGTGCGATCCCGCCGTGAGCGCGGTGGTCTGCGCCCGGGGTGGCTACGGCGCCACCCGGATCCTCGGCCTGCTCGACTGGGACGCGCTGCGGGCGGCCGGCCCCAAGACGCTGGTCGGCTCCAGCGACGTCACCGCGCTGCACCGGGCGTTCGCCGTCGAGCTGGGCGTGGCCTCCTGGTTCGGGCCCATGCCCGCCTGCGCCACGATCAGCGATTCCGCGGGCCCCGAGCCCACCGGCTTCGCCCACTTCGCCGACGCCCTGTTCGGCACCCCGGCGCCGATCACCGGCGACCGGGTGATCGTCTCCGGCAGGGCCGTCGCCCCGGTCACCGGAGGCAACCTCAGTCTGCTGGCCGCGCTGTGCGGCACCCCCTACGAGCTGCGGGCACGCGGGCAGATCGTACTGTTGGAGGATGTCGCCGAGCAGCCCTACCGGATCGACCGGATGCTCACCCAGCTCCTCCAGTCGGGTTCACTGGACGGGGCCGCCGGGTTCGTCCTGGGTTCCTGGGAAGGCTGCGGCGACCCCTATCCGACGTTGGAGGAGAGGCTCGCGCCGCTCGGAGTGCCGGTGATAGCGGGGCTCCCGGTAGGACACGGATCACCACAGCTCAGTGTGCTGCTAGGGGCACTTGGTGCTATTGATGCACAATCGTGCTCTCTGACCGGCTCAACCACAGAGCCCGTGGGGGCAATCTAGGTGCGGACCTAGGAGGAAACCGGCAGAGGGGATGCGCGCGTGAGGCTGTTCCGGCGGCATCGTGACCGGCAGGCCAACCGGCACCGTGGCCGGCAGGCGGACAGGCCGCCGCGCCCG
Coding sequences:
- a CDS encoding S66 peptidase family protein gives rise to the protein MNEPAASIPVRPAGMVVPPRLRPGDTVAVVTPCGPPDPVRLARGVRVLEELGLKVVTGAHVLDRDRYLAGSDAVRAADLQTAWCDPAVSAVVCARGGYGATRILGLLDWDALRAAGPKTLVGSSDVTALHRAFAVELGVASWFGPMPACATISDSAGPEPTGFAHFADALFGTPAPITGDRVIVSGRAVAPVTGGNLSLLAALCGTPYELRARGQIVLLEDVAEQPYRIDRMLTQLLQSGSLDGAAGFVLGSWEGCGDPYPTLEERLAPLGVPVIAGLPVGHGSPQLSVLLGALGAIDAQSCSLTGSTTEPVGAI
- a CDS encoding sulfotransferase family protein, with amino-acid sequence MRPPPHILVVNGIKVRQPVFVLAAPHSGADLLARALKRSPGFHVTMGRPSVAHVVYAFARRPSIAGRGMGATRVLRDAMAEAWQIVPGACRDCPAPCREAGGVTGEGPCAAPGAVARFGDASPDLIYSASVLLQAFPDARFIQLIRDGRDVAADMLADPAALSWFKPVMLSDETEFPNPFLGVNSAEHRDRWKAMPTAGKCALRWRSAVRLSATLHRELPRGQLLTLRYEDLVSSPAETVEGLSGFLETRVSKVALYGRDAPKVGAWRTRLRGEDAGLVEKVAREELGRLGYR